Within Coregonus clupeaformis isolate EN_2021a chromosome 20, ASM2061545v1, whole genome shotgun sequence, the genomic segment TTTGACTATGATGGAGTAGCGCAAAACCCACTCCAATCTCCAGTCTGCTACCTTCAGGTCCTGAGTGCTCTCCTGCACTGCCTCCTGGAAGCTGGCAGCAGTAATCAGTTCTATAGGAAAAGAGACAATGTGTTAATTCACTGCCCCTCAGAGCACACGCACATCCGGTCTGTACCTTACtcatgtaaaataatgaataaaaatagtgaaaagaTCACAAATTCAAATGCAAGAGCACAATCTTCACCTTTGGGGTCATTATGAGTCAGTAGCTGAATGTCAAACTCCTTCGCAAAAGCAGTCAAGTCAGGGGGCATCACACAGCAGGAGGCCAGATTCACCTGGTTACTACTGGGTTTCACCTAGACCAGGATCAAATAAAACAATTCAAAACCCAAAATACACCAAAGCTGTTCTAGAACAATCTGACGGGTCTCGTCAACATCACCACTCACATGGGCCCAGTTGTAGAGCTGCTCCAGGAGCTCCTTGTCCAGGTCGGAGGTGCCGATGGCAGCGATCTTGTGGCTCTGCACCAGGCCCTCCAGCTCCCTCCAGGCAGGCTGCAGGTTGTCCAGGGTCTGGCTCTCTCCCTCAGGCAGAGCAGGGGGCGCAATGATCACAGAGTCCAGCTGGGACACAGCCAGGGCCTGGCAAGCTGTCGGAAACAGTCCATCTTATGAGCATGAAACTTAAAGCACAAAATCGGTTGAGGTAATGCAAACATTAATTGGGTGTGGTCCAGGAACGGACAGCAGTTCACTGATACTAACGTCTACTTCGGTCTGTTGAATTTTGATATGACAGCATGGTCAGGTTTATAGACGATCGCCTATGTCAAATGACTTTTGGCAGTCACCGAGTCAATGTGGTCCTTTGCTTATTTGTAACAAATGTAATACTCACCCTTATCTACTGCATCTTTGATTGAAGAGATGTCTGCCTCACAAAGAAATAGTTTGACTGTAAAGCAAGAATATGGACATGTTCATGACAAAAGCAACCCCTCGTCaaggtttgcaacgccagggttgtgggttcgattcccacgggggggcaatatgaagaattaaaaaataatgtatgcactcactaactgtaaatcgctctggttaagagcgtctgctaaatgactaaaatgtaaatgtaccaggAAAGGTATTTTTGTCATGCAATTCACATACTGAGCTCAGAATTCCTCATGTCAATGCCACACTATGGTCTCATATCATCACTATGTACTAAGTACCAGTAAAACTTACCTGAAACCTTcagctcctccctctcctcaggtGTGATTGCTTCTGTAGCTTGAGGGATGGAGCAGTCAATTGTGTCTGGTAAGTCCTAAATAAAAACAGGTGTCAATCAGTACTAGAAAATGTACTCAAATTACAACAAAAGTGTTAGTCAAAGGAAAAAAATAGAAGCTTAAAAATACATAAAGAACC encodes:
- the gclm gene encoding glutamate--cysteine ligase regulatory subunit, with amino-acid sequence METHTTSAKVLLNHATILNLHTGNLVNRSRLKKKCPSSPSEEIQDCVRATLSEWFATIPPPTLPKDLPDTIDCSIPQATEAITPEEREELKVSVKLFLCEADISSIKDAVDKACQALAVSQLDSVIIAPPALPEGESQTLDNLQPAWRELEGLVQSHKIAAIGTSDLDKELLEQLYNWAHVKPSSNQVNLASCCVMPPDLTAFAKEFDIQLLTHNDPKELITAASFQEAVQESTQDLKVADWRLEWVLRYSIIVKSRGIIKAKGYLVHAKRSSL